In one Oryza glaberrima chromosome 2, OglaRS2, whole genome shotgun sequence genomic region, the following are encoded:
- the LOC127763666 gene encoding formin-like protein 16 — protein MDHRWWPRRRPEPAAIDITWVSCRGVRSSVPFHTPCLYASIYLHHPSPSPSSCGRRRPHRVKTATDRAGGGNPEWDAPLRLYLPSSSSSSPATSSDNKDEVLLRFELKSEVAVLGDVLSATAAVPVSELVADGATRHVSYQLAGPDGKHPNGVISFSYAVHAAAAADTSSSSPSSDADDDRRSTTTTTTSGSECDEYSITPPRSAASRAITLPPPPPSSTMYPAIDWPPTEQLIPMLLYPPAKPHTTAIVKGSTCYPPPPPPSSTPPVEPVAVFPPPPSPACGVYYPPPTVREPVINRSGMYPKVDLDIPVSCYPPPPTAATMYGGGCGYAAAPEWDGRWLHG, from the coding sequence ATGGATCATcggtggtggccgcggcggcggccggagccggCGGCCATCGACATCACGTGGGTCTCGTGCAGGGGCGTCAGGTCGTCCGTCCCCTTCCACACGCCCTGCCTCTACGCCTCCATCTACCTGCAccacccgtcgccgtcgccgtcgtcgtgcgggcgccgccgcccgcaccgcGTCAAGACCGCCACggaccgcgccggcggcgggaaccCGGAGTGGGACGCGCCGCTGCGGCTctacctcccctcctcctcctcgtcgtcgccagcGACGTCGAGCGACAACAAGGACGAGGTTCTCTTGCGGTTCGAGCTCAAGTCGGAGGTGGCCGTGCTCGGGGACGTGCTGtccgcgaccgccgccgtgccggtgtCCGAGCTCGTGGCGGACGGCGCGACGCGGCACGTGTCGTACCAGCTCGCCGGGCCCGACGGGAAGCACCCCAACGGCGTCATCTCCTTCTCCTAcgccgtccacgccgccgccgccgccgacacgtcgtcgtcatcacccagcagcgacgccgacgacgaccggaggagcaccaccaccaccaccaccagcggcAGCGAGTGCGACGAATACTCCATCACTCCACCTCGCTCAGCCGCATCCAGAGCGATCactctccctccgccgccgccgtcgtcgacgatgTACCCGGCAATAGACTGGCCGCCGACTGAGCAACTCATCCCCATGCTACTCTACCCGCCGGCGAAGCCTCATACTACGGCCATTGTCAAGGGCTCGACGTGCtaccctcctccgccaccgccgtcgtcgactCCTCCGGTGGAGCCCGTCGCGGtattcccgccgccgccgtcgccggcgtgcggCGTGTACTACCCGCCACCGACAGTGAGGGAGCCGGTCATCAACAGAAGCGGGATGTACCCGAAGGTAGACCTTGATATTCCGGTGAGTtgctacccgccgccgccgacggcggcgacgatgtaCGGCGGGGGATGCGggtacgcggcggcgccggagtggGACGGCCGGTGGTTGCACGGTTGA
- the LOC127763665 gene encoding probable magnesium transporter NIPA8 isoform X1, whose amino-acid sequence MGDWVIGALINIVGSVAINFGTNLLKLGHDQREKLSTTNNNQGNDKFVPKSVMHFQTWRIGILFFAAGNCLNFMSFAYAAQSLLAALGSIQFVSNIAFAYFVLNKTISVKVMVATTFIVFGNIFLVSFGNHQSPVYTPEQLVAKYSNLVFVLYCMSLVFVVAFNQYLYRSGETIISDSAKHTGSHWRTLLPFSYAIVSGAIGSCSVLFAKSLSNMLRLTMSSRYQFHSWFTYSMLLLFLFTAGFWMARLNEGLSLFDAILIVPMFQIAWTFFSICTGFVYFQEYQVFDTLRIVMFVLGMTSVFIGISLLAPDDSKVDTKDGSSATQEPAIDANRPGKMQTEETEVDGTNSFTSSVKVKAKRILSKAKSACSMSLGLGEETISASSVLAMPMVSSRTTGFRGIATDRSKYIPLRSTDWDNL is encoded by the exons ATGGGCGACTGGGTTATAGGAGCACTGATCAACATTGTGGGGAGTGTTGCCATAAACTTTGGTACCAACCTTCTGAAATTGGGCCATGATCAG AGAGAGAAGCTTTCGACAACCAACAACAATCAAGGCAATGACAAATTTGTTCCGAAGTCAGTTATGCATTTTCAAACTTGGAGAATAG GCATACTGTTCTTTGCTGCAGGAAACTGCCTCAACTTCATGTCCTTCGCATATGCCGCGCAG TCACTTCTTGCAGCTCTTGGATCGATTCAATTTGTGTCCAATATTGCATTTGCTTACTTTGTGTTGAACAAGACCATTTCAGTGAA AGTCATGGTAGCAACAACATTTATTGTATTTGGCAATATCTTCCTAGTTTCCTTTGGTAATCATCAATCTCCAG TTTACACCCCGGAGCAGCTAGTTGCGAAATACAGCAATTTAGTGTTTGTTCTCTATTGCATGTCACTGGTCTTTGTGGTTGCATTCAATCAGTATCTCTACAG GAGTGGAGAAACTATCATTTCGGATAGTGCGAAACATACTGGCTCACATTGGCGGACATTGTTGCCATTTTCTTATGCTATTGTATCTGGTGCTATTGGATCTTGTTCTGTCTTATTTGCAAAATCATT GTCAAACATGCTGAGGCTAACAATGAGCAGCAGATACCAGTTCCATAGCTGGTTCACATACTCAATGCTTCTGTTGTTCCTCTTTACAGCTGGCTTTTGG ATGGCGAGATTGAATGAAGGCCTGTCTCTTTTTGATGCAATACTGATTGTTCCAATGTTTCAGATTGCTTGGAcctttttttctatttgcaCAGGATTTGTGTACTTTCAAGAATATCAA GTATTTGATACCCTGAGGATAGTGATGTTTGTATTGGGCATGACATCTGTCTTTATAGGCATCTCCTTACTGGCACCCGACGACAGTAAAG TTGACACCAAAGATGGTTCTAGTGCCACCCAGGAACCTGCAATTGATGCAAACAG GCCTGGAAAGATGCAGACGGAGGAGACAGAAGTTGATGGTACTAACTCCTTCACAAGTTCAGTAAAAGTAAAAGCAAAACGCATACTGTCCAAGGCAAAg TCGGCTTGCTCCATGTCACTTGGCCTTGGGGAGGAGACCATCAGCGCTTCATCGGTGCTTGCGATGCCGATGGTCTCCTCACGAACAACAGGGTTCAGAGGAATCGCAACCGACCGATCAAAGTACATTCCTTTGCGGTCGACCGATTGGGACAATCTATAG
- the LOC127763665 gene encoding probable magnesium transporter NIPA8 isoform X2, with amino-acid sequence MGDWVIGALINIVGSVAINFGTNLLKLGHDQREKLSTTNNNQGNDKFVPKSVMHFQTWRIGNCLNFMSFAYAAQSLLAALGSIQFVSNIAFAYFVLNKTISVKVMVATTFIVFGNIFLVSFGNHQSPVYTPEQLVAKYSNLVFVLYCMSLVFVVAFNQYLYRSGETIISDSAKHTGSHWRTLLPFSYAIVSGAIGSCSVLFAKSLSNMLRLTMSSRYQFHSWFTYSMLLLFLFTAGFWMARLNEGLSLFDAILIVPMFQIAWTFFSICTGFVYFQEYQVFDTLRIVMFVLGMTSVFIGISLLAPDDSKVDTKDGSSATQEPAIDANRPGKMQTEETEVDGTNSFTSSVKVKAKRILSKAKSACSMSLGLGEETISASSVLAMPMVSSRTTGFRGIATDRSKYIPLRSTDWDNL; translated from the exons ATGGGCGACTGGGTTATAGGAGCACTGATCAACATTGTGGGGAGTGTTGCCATAAACTTTGGTACCAACCTTCTGAAATTGGGCCATGATCAG AGAGAGAAGCTTTCGACAACCAACAACAATCAAGGCAATGACAAATTTGTTCCGAAGTCAGTTATGCATTTTCAAACTTGGAGAATAG GAAACTGCCTCAACTTCATGTCCTTCGCATATGCCGCGCAG TCACTTCTTGCAGCTCTTGGATCGATTCAATTTGTGTCCAATATTGCATTTGCTTACTTTGTGTTGAACAAGACCATTTCAGTGAA AGTCATGGTAGCAACAACATTTATTGTATTTGGCAATATCTTCCTAGTTTCCTTTGGTAATCATCAATCTCCAG TTTACACCCCGGAGCAGCTAGTTGCGAAATACAGCAATTTAGTGTTTGTTCTCTATTGCATGTCACTGGTCTTTGTGGTTGCATTCAATCAGTATCTCTACAG GAGTGGAGAAACTATCATTTCGGATAGTGCGAAACATACTGGCTCACATTGGCGGACATTGTTGCCATTTTCTTATGCTATTGTATCTGGTGCTATTGGATCTTGTTCTGTCTTATTTGCAAAATCATT GTCAAACATGCTGAGGCTAACAATGAGCAGCAGATACCAGTTCCATAGCTGGTTCACATACTCAATGCTTCTGTTGTTCCTCTTTACAGCTGGCTTTTGG ATGGCGAGATTGAATGAAGGCCTGTCTCTTTTTGATGCAATACTGATTGTTCCAATGTTTCAGATTGCTTGGAcctttttttctatttgcaCAGGATTTGTGTACTTTCAAGAATATCAA GTATTTGATACCCTGAGGATAGTGATGTTTGTATTGGGCATGACATCTGTCTTTATAGGCATCTCCTTACTGGCACCCGACGACAGTAAAG TTGACACCAAAGATGGTTCTAGTGCCACCCAGGAACCTGCAATTGATGCAAACAG GCCTGGAAAGATGCAGACGGAGGAGACAGAAGTTGATGGTACTAACTCCTTCACAAGTTCAGTAAAAGTAAAAGCAAAACGCATACTGTCCAAGGCAAAg TCGGCTTGCTCCATGTCACTTGGCCTTGGGGAGGAGACCATCAGCGCTTCATCGGTGCTTGCGATGCCGATGGTCTCCTCACGAACAACAGGGTTCAGAGGAATCGCAACCGACCGATCAAAGTACATTCCTTTGCGGTCGACCGATTGGGACAATCTATAG